In Chryseobacterium oranimense, a single window of DNA contains:
- a CDS encoding amidohydrolase — protein sequence MKALIYLIFSAVLIASCTGRPPKEKAEILYFGGTILTMEDTAPQAEAVVLKNGKILFAGTKSEADHYTDDKTKIINLEGKVLLPGFIDVHGHFTSRAGMMQTIDLFPEPYGTVNSIEDLQNTIKKYLKDHAVPANQPVIGNGYDDAIMTEHRHPTRDELDAISKTNPIIVIHTSGHASVVNTAMLKLLGISESSRDPEGGHYGRNKKTGKLNGKLEENASFSALLSLTERMSKEAGNSQAQAMENLKKSQDEWLSYGQTTICDGRTMGESVALLEKAAAEHLFKADVVYFPDYEYFKKDLNTFKPKYMKYNNHLKLGGFKFSDDGSPQGKTAWLTQPYLVPPEGQSADYKGFPIFSDQVLYDDLKTLFQNNITAQLHVNGDAAIDQALRVIGKLKEENIYRPELRATLIHVQNSRPDHIQKIKDIGVIPSYFSTHVYLWGDWHYSSVFGPERASFISPANSALQAGIIFTMHHDAPVTPPDLITAMYSAVNRKTRSGRILGPNERITPLQALKAITINAAYQLQEEERKGSIKAGKLADFVILDQNPLTIDPEEIRHIKVLETIKEGVSVYQRK from the coding sequence ATGAAAGCATTAATTTATTTAATATTTTCAGCAGTCCTTATTGCTAGCTGTACAGGCAGACCTCCGAAAGAAAAAGCAGAAATTCTTTATTTCGGAGGAACAATTTTAACAATGGAAGATACAGCTCCTCAGGCAGAGGCAGTAGTTTTAAAAAACGGCAAAATACTTTTTGCCGGAACAAAGTCAGAAGCTGACCACTATACGGATGATAAAACAAAGATTATCAATCTTGAAGGAAAGGTTTTGCTCCCCGGTTTTATTGATGTGCATGGCCATTTTACTTCAAGAGCAGGAATGATGCAGACCATAGATCTGTTTCCTGAACCTTATGGCACGGTCAATTCCATTGAGGACCTGCAGAATACCATCAAAAAATACCTCAAAGATCATGCTGTCCCTGCTAATCAGCCGGTCATAGGGAATGGGTATGATGATGCCATTATGACCGAGCACCGTCATCCGACCAGGGATGAACTGGATGCTATCAGCAAAACCAATCCCATTATTGTTATCCATACCTCAGGCCATGCCAGTGTAGTTAATACTGCTATGCTAAAACTTTTAGGGATATCTGAGTCTTCAAGAGATCCGGAAGGAGGACATTACGGCCGGAATAAAAAAACAGGAAAGCTTAATGGAAAATTAGAGGAAAATGCAAGCTTTTCAGCGCTTCTTTCTCTTACGGAAAGAATGAGTAAGGAAGCAGGAAATTCTCAGGCGCAGGCAATGGAGAATCTGAAGAAATCTCAGGATGAATGGCTCAGCTACGGCCAGACCACCATCTGCGACGGAAGAACAATGGGTGAAAGTGTGGCTCTTCTTGAGAAAGCAGCAGCAGAGCATCTTTTTAAAGCAGACGTAGTGTATTTTCCTGATTATGAATATTTCAAAAAGGATCTGAATACCTTTAAGCCAAAATATATGAAATACAACAATCATTTAAAGCTTGGCGGTTTCAAATTTTCGGATGACGGCTCGCCACAAGGTAAAACAGCCTGGCTTACCCAACCTTATCTGGTTCCTCCCGAAGGCCAGTCAGCAGATTACAAAGGCTTTCCGATATTTTCTGATCAGGTCTTATATGATGATCTGAAAACTTTATTTCAAAACAATATCACGGCACAGCTTCATGTAAATGGCGATGCAGCAATTGATCAGGCATTGCGTGTGATCGGCAAACTGAAGGAGGAAAATATTTACAGACCAGAGCTTCGTGCCACCCTTATCCATGTTCAGAACAGCCGTCCGGATCATATTCAGAAAATTAAAGATATAGGGGTTATTCCCTCTTATTTTTCTACTCATGTTTATTTATGGGGTGACTGGCATTATTCAAGTGTTTTCGGGCCGGAAAGAGCGTCATTCATCAGTCCTGCCAATTCCGCATTACAGGCCGGAATTATCTTCACCATGCATCATGATGCTCCTGTTACCCCACCCGATTTGATTACGGCAATGTATTCTGCGGTGAACAGGAAAACCCGTTCCGGAAGGATTCTGGGTCCCAATGAAAGAATAACCCCGCTTCAGGCATTAAAAGCCATTACAATCAATGCTGCTTACCAGCTTCAGGAAGAAGAAAGAAAAGGTTCCATCAAAGCAGGAAAGCTAGCGGACTTTGTCATCTTAGATCAAAACCCTTTAACCATTGATCCTGAAGAAATCCGGCATATTAAGGTATTGGAAACAATTAAAGAAGGGGTTTCTGTTTATCAAAGAAAATAG
- a CDS encoding T9SS type A sorting domain-containing protein, translating to MKKLSTFSAVIFCMMMNGQYCTPVFQYGADSNMITHVSFGTINNTSTSQSANVQAYEDFTSMSADIQAGNSYQISVKGPSSTFPSDVMVFIDFNKNGSFDDAGESFYIGRLEAANPFNALTVTGTVSVPAHAASGTTRMRVLKNTNTAAYSDPNAPNSILTACDDSLRAGQTEDYTVNITGSNVIFPTPYCGAENITTLTVSEITKVEFTGITNESHINGTLDALENFTGTVFNVNRGNSYPITITGETQGQTTVSAYAYIDLNHNNAFDANEVFNLGYLDNSDPVPGKESGVTTGTIEIPADAMLGETRFRIVKAYESNSWMGTLENLPCPAGWFIGQAEDYTLNVLASNLATSETSKKSPVKIYPNPTSGTVILKTEEKLEKYEVYSLSGQKMIEGTSGIINMDHLATGTYLIRIYTGDKKIITEKIIKK from the coding sequence ATGAAGAAACTATCTACTTTTTCTGCAGTGATATTCTGTATGATGATGAATGGGCAGTATTGTACACCGGTATTTCAGTATGGAGCGGACAGCAATATGATTACCCATGTCAGTTTTGGAACCATCAATAATACATCAACATCACAATCGGCCAATGTTCAGGCATACGAAGACTTTACTTCAATGTCAGCAGATATTCAGGCGGGAAACAGTTATCAGATTTCTGTAAAAGGCCCTTCCAGTACTTTCCCCAGTGATGTGATGGTGTTCATTGATTTTAATAAAAACGGAAGTTTTGATGATGCCGGAGAAAGTTTTTATATTGGAAGACTTGAAGCAGCAAATCCATTCAATGCTTTAACGGTAACCGGTACGGTTTCAGTTCCTGCTCATGCGGCATCAGGTACTACAAGAATGAGAGTGTTGAAAAATACCAACACAGCTGCTTATTCCGATCCCAACGCACCCAATTCTATTCTTACAGCTTGTGATGACAGCCTTAGGGCAGGGCAGACTGAAGATTATACAGTAAATATTACAGGAAGTAATGTTATTTTCCCAACCCCGTATTGTGGAGCTGAAAATATTACCACACTCACCGTTAGCGAAATTACTAAAGTGGAATTTACCGGAATTACCAATGAAAGCCATATAAACGGTACTTTAGATGCACTGGAAAACTTTACCGGGACTGTTTTTAATGTGAACAGAGGAAATTCTTACCCTATAACAATAACAGGAGAAACGCAGGGACAGACTACTGTTTCGGCCTATGCTTACATCGATCTTAATCATAACAATGCATTTGATGCCAATGAAGTATTTAATCTGGGCTATCTGGATAATTCTGATCCTGTTCCGGGCAAAGAATCAGGAGTAACCACCGGAACCATTGAAATTCCTGCGGATGCTATGCTGGGCGAGACCCGTTTCAGAATTGTTAAGGCTTACGAATCAAACTCTTGGATGGGAACCCTGGAAAACCTTCCATGTCCTGCAGGATGGTTCATAGGACAGGCTGAAGATTATACCCTGAATGTACTGGCATCGAATCTTGCTACCTCAGAGACTTCCAAAAAATCACCAGTTAAAATTTACCCGAATCCTACATCAGGAACGGTTATTTTAAAAACTGAAGAGAAGCTTGAGAAATATGAAGTTTACAGCTTATCAGGGCAGAAGATGATCGAAGGGACCTCAGGTATTATCAATATGGACCATTTGGCGACAGGAACCTATCTGATCAGGATATATACCGGTGATAAAAAAATCATCACTGAGAAAATCATCAAAAAATAA
- a CDS encoding M28 family metallopeptidase → MKKILIPLISLAIVVSCGTAKTSEGAKAQSTTVAKGDKAFLSAYKTIKADELKKNLYVIASDEMAGRDTGSPGQKKAGEYMINFYKNLGITPPKALGSYYQKVPSEFMKKRGGGNLPDSENILAFIEGSEKPEEIVVISAHYDHVGTRNGVVYNGADDDGSGTVAVMQIAKAFQEAKKAGNGPKRSILFLHVTGEEHGLFGSDYYTSNPVFPLANTVVDLNIDMIGRDDAENRGKQYVYVIGSEMLSSQLKVINEAANKKTNNLELNYKYDDPADPEQLYYRSDHYNFAKNNVPVAFFFDGIHEDYHKPTDDPEKIDYPLLEKRAQLVFATAWEIANRPERIVVDKK, encoded by the coding sequence ATGAAAAAAATTCTTATCCCGCTGATCAGCCTGGCTATAGTAGTTAGCTGCGGAACAGCGAAAACTTCTGAAGGAGCCAAGGCACAATCCACCACCGTTGCAAAAGGAGATAAAGCGTTTCTGTCTGCATATAAGACCATTAAAGCTGATGAGCTAAAGAAAAACTTATATGTAATTGCTTCTGACGAAATGGCTGGAAGAGATACCGGAAGCCCCGGACAGAAAAAAGCGGGTGAGTATATGATTAATTTTTATAAGAACCTGGGAATTACTCCTCCAAAGGCATTAGGATCCTATTATCAGAAGGTTCCTTCCGAATTTATGAAGAAAAGAGGTGGCGGCAATCTTCCTGACTCGGAAAATATTCTGGCCTTTATTGAAGGAAGTGAAAAGCCTGAAGAAATTGTAGTAATTTCTGCCCATTACGATCATGTTGGTACCAGAAACGGAGTTGTTTACAACGGAGCCGATGATGATGGAAGCGGAACTGTAGCTGTTATGCAGATTGCAAAAGCTTTTCAGGAAGCTAAAAAGGCTGGAAACGGTCCTAAAAGATCCATTCTTTTCCTTCATGTAACAGGCGAGGAGCATGGTCTGTTTGGATCAGATTACTACACCAGCAATCCTGTATTTCCACTTGCCAATACGGTAGTTGACCTCAATATTGATATGATCGGGCGTGATGATGCAGAGAACAGAGGAAAACAGTACGTTTATGTAATTGGTTCAGAAATGCTGAGCTCACAGCTTAAAGTGATCAATGAAGCAGCGAATAAGAAGACCAATAACCTGGAGCTGAATTATAAATATGATGATCCGGCAGATCCGGAACAGCTGTATTACCGTTCAGATCATTATAATTTTGCTAAAAATAATGTTCCGGTAGCATTTTTCTTCGATGGCATTCATGAAGACTATCACAAACCTACCGATGATCCTGAGAAAATTGATTATCCATTGCTGGAAAAAAGAGCCCAGCTGGTTTTTGCTACCGCATGGGAAATTGCAAACAGACCGGAAAGGATTGTTGTAGATAAAAAATAA
- a CDS encoding aminotransferase class I/II-fold pyridoxal phosphate-dependent enzyme encodes MEKIYGFTHYSFFTEMSELAAKHNSFDLSLGLPDFDIDERLKSFLREAIDCNTHHYEPLAGSPLLINNIITYNAARKNSLKLKENEVTVIPCATFALHTALKSVLNQGDEVIIIQPSYYTYGPSVVLNGGIPVYYDLDNDFTVNWEKFQNCISEKTKAIIVNSPQNPTGTIWKQNDWTQLYELIKHQEIYLISEEIYDTYCYDGLEHYSSFLHPELKNRTFCIFSFGKMFHTSGWKVSYVLAPEFLTSKFRCHQQYISYSANAPAQYALARYLEVFDPYENRNIMQRKRDIFNEMIAFTPLQAVKKSEGSVFQVVNFRNVSKTMTDVEFSKWLTIEKKTACLPLSAFYNSRHNSDYIRFSFAKKDEVIIQALEHLQNNL; translated from the coding sequence ATGGAAAAAATTTACGGATTTACACATTATTCCTTTTTCACGGAAATGTCTGAACTTGCAGCAAAACACAACAGTTTTGACCTGTCACTGGGACTTCCGGATTTTGATATTGATGAACGGCTCAAATCCTTTCTAAGGGAAGCTATAGATTGCAATACCCATCATTATGAGCCGCTTGCAGGAAGTCCCTTGCTTATTAACAATATCATTACCTATAACGCAGCCCGTAAAAACAGCCTCAAACTTAAGGAAAACGAGGTAACTGTTATTCCATGTGCAACTTTTGCTTTACATACAGCACTTAAATCTGTTTTAAATCAGGGAGATGAGGTTATTATTATTCAGCCTTCGTATTATACGTACGGCCCTTCCGTAGTACTTAACGGCGGTATTCCTGTATATTATGATCTTGATAATGATTTTACCGTAAACTGGGAAAAGTTTCAAAATTGCATTTCTGAAAAAACAAAAGCTATTATCGTTAATTCACCCCAAAATCCTACGGGAACAATCTGGAAACAAAACGATTGGACCCAGCTATATGAACTGATTAAACACCAGGAGATTTACCTGATCTCAGAAGAAATTTATGATACATACTGCTACGACGGACTTGAACATTACAGTTCTTTTCTTCATCCCGAACTGAAAAACAGGACTTTCTGTATTTTTTCTTTTGGGAAAATGTTTCACACTTCCGGCTGGAAAGTCAGCTATGTGCTGGCCCCGGAATTCCTTACCTCAAAGTTCAGATGCCACCAGCAGTATATTTCCTATAGTGCCAATGCTCCCGCACAATATGCTCTGGCCAGATATCTGGAAGTATTTGATCCGTATGAAAACAGGAATATCATGCAGCGCAAAAGAGATATTTTCAATGAAATGATTGCTTTCACTCCGCTTCAGGCAGTCAAAAAGTCTGAGGGAAGTGTTTTCCAGGTTGTCAATTTCAGAAATGTTTCCAAAACCATGACTGATGTAGAGTTTTCCAAATGGCTTACCATAGAGAAAAAAACAGCCTGCCTGCCACTTTCTGCCTTCTACAATTCACGGCATAATTCGGATTATATACGGTTTAGTTTTGCTAAGAAAGATGAGGTGATCATTCAGGCTTTGGAACATCTTCAGAACAATCTTTAG
- a CDS encoding endonuclease V: protein MIYAFDTYYYDDHANTVCIAFEDWTSESESGIFTEETDITSGYESGAFYKRELPCILSLLKKIDLKEDDIIIVDGYVTLDDDGKIGLGGYLYEALDRKYAIIGIAKNEFATPDSQRRNVLRGESKTPLFLTAKGADVDEILPKVEQMYGAYRIPALLKKLDQLSRA from the coding sequence ATGATTTACGCTTTTGATACTTATTATTATGATGATCATGCCAATACCGTATGTATTGCATTTGAAGACTGGACCTCGGAAAGTGAATCTGGGATTTTTACAGAAGAAACAGACATCACTTCCGGATATGAAAGCGGTGCTTTTTATAAGAGAGAACTGCCTTGTATTTTGAGTTTACTGAAAAAAATCGATTTAAAAGAAGACGATATTATCATTGTTGATGGTTACGTAACCCTTGATGATGATGGCAAAATCGGGCTTGGAGGTTACCTTTATGAAGCTCTGGACCGGAAATATGCTATTATCGGAATTGCAAAAAATGAATTTGCAACACCGGATTCTCAAAGAAGAAATGTCTTGAGAGGAGAAAGTAAGACTCCTTTATTCCTTACTGCAAAAGGAGCCGATGTAGATGAGATACTTCCGAAAGTAGAACAGATGTACGGAGCTTACAGAATACCGGCGCTGTTGAAAAAGCTGGATCAGCTTTCCAGAGCATAA
- a CDS encoding GNAT family N-acetyltransferase, translating into MNIVIREARLEDIPQIQVVRNAVKENTLSDPSLVSNADCEEFLFERGKGWVGETKSGIVGFSIADLRENNIWALFVHPDFENQGIGRKLHDVMLNWYFEQTTEKVWLGTSPNTRAEIFYRKSGWKEAGMHGKGEIKFEMTYNNWKNRKS; encoded by the coding sequence ATGAATATAGTAATCCGTGAAGCCAGGCTGGAAGACATCCCACAGATCCAGGTCGTTAGAAACGCGGTTAAAGAGAATACCCTTTCTGATCCGTCACTGGTTTCCAATGCAGACTGTGAAGAATTTCTGTTTGAAAGAGGAAAAGGCTGGGTAGGCGAAACAAAATCAGGAATCGTTGGATTCTCTATTGCAGACCTCAGGGAAAATAACATCTGGGCACTGTTTGTACATCCGGATTTTGAGAATCAAGGCATCGGGCGAAAGCTTCATGATGTAATGCTCAACTGGTACTTCGAACAGACTACAGAAAAGGTATGGCTGGGAACCTCTCCGAATACAAGAGCTGAAATATTCTACAGAAAATCAGGCTGGAAAGAAGCTGGTATGCATGGAAAAGGAGAAATCAAATTTGAAATGACTTATAACAACTGGAAAAACAGAAAATCATGA
- a CDS encoding VOC family protein: MIQEVKSIRPFIGAENFEISRSFYRDLGFEEVILEPKMSLFKRQETAFYLQDYYAKDWIDNTMIFMEVNNTDDFWKELQTLNLTEKYKGVKLTPVRTMDWGKECFVHDPSGVLWHFGEFF, from the coding sequence ATGATACAGGAGGTAAAATCTATCAGGCCCTTCATCGGAGCTGAAAACTTTGAAATTAGCCGGAGTTTCTACAGAGATCTTGGATTTGAAGAAGTAATTCTCGAGCCTAAAATGTCCTTATTTAAAAGACAGGAAACCGCTTTTTATCTTCAGGATTATTATGCCAAAGATTGGATAGACAATACGATGATCTTTATGGAAGTCAATAATACGGATGATTTCTGGAAGGAACTTCAGACCCTGAATCTTACTGAAAAGTATAAAGGTGTAAAGCTTACCCCGGTCAGAACAATGGATTGGGGAAAAGAATGTTTTGTACATGACCCGTCCGGGGTTCTGTGGCATTTTGGAGAATTTTTTTAA
- a CDS encoding sodium-translocating pyrophosphatase, translated as MDLFYLIPVFGVVALLYTFLQSNWVSKQNAGNEKMKIISGHIADGAMAFLKAEYKILTYFVVIVAILLAVMGSTNSNSHWSIGIAFAVGAVFSALAGFIGMKIATKANVRTAEAAKTSLSRALKVSFTGGSVMGMGVAGLAVLGLGALFLIIKQIFAPDSTVDSHEMERTIEILTGFSLGAESIALFARVGGGIYTKAADVGADLVGKVEAGIPEDDPRNPATIADNVGDNVGDVAGMGADLFGSYVATVLATMVLGRETISDDSFGGFAPILLPMLIAGTGIIFSMIGTLFVRINDNEGLSTSSVQNALNLGNWGSIVITAISSYFLVTYILPEKMVLRGHEFTKMGVFGAIMVGLVVGTLMSIITEYYTAMGKRPVSSIVRQSSTGHATNIIGGLSVGMESTLLPIIVLAGGIYGSYLCAGLYGVAIAAAGMMATTAMQLAIDAFGPIADNAGGIAEMSELPKEVREKTDILDAVGNTTAATGKGFAIASAALTALALFAAFVGIAGIDGIDIYRADVLAGLFVGGMIPFIFSSLAITAVGQAAMAMVEEVRRQFREIPGILEGKAQPEYEKCVAISTDASIRKMMLPGAIAIISPLLIGFIFGPEVLGGFLAGATVSGVLMGMFQNNAGGAWDNAKKSFEKGVDINGQTYYKGSEPHKASVTGDTVGDPFKDTSGPSMNILIKLMSIVSLVIAPTLAVLHKDKIEANRKAKLESLTKAYNVSSSTTHEGIQAIPATPAVINGHLNENGDFVYETGTIQEIKLKGGKIITLGEGSRLFQLYNAVKQKDQTVIDPNNWYTLENLYFETGSSDLKPGSDVQLNNLAEILNDYPDLKIKLGGYTDNTGNEESNLKLSNLRAQTAKLKLLELGISSDRVEAEGYGSQHPVCEANDTDECKAKNRRIDVRVLSL; from the coding sequence ATGGATTTGTTCTATTTAATTCCGGTTTTTGGTGTTGTCGCCTTATTGTATACTTTCCTGCAGAGTAACTGGGTAAGTAAGCAGAATGCCGGAAATGAAAAAATGAAAATAATCAGCGGTCATATCGCTGACGGTGCCATGGCTTTTTTAAAGGCCGAGTACAAGATTTTAACCTATTTTGTAGTAATTGTAGCTATATTACTTGCTGTAATGGGATCTACTAACTCTAATTCCCACTGGAGTATCGGGATAGCCTTTGCAGTAGGAGCTGTATTTTCTGCTCTGGCAGGATTTATCGGAATGAAGATTGCTACAAAAGCAAACGTAAGAACGGCAGAAGCTGCAAAAACCTCGCTTTCCAGAGCGCTTAAAGTTTCCTTTACCGGAGGCTCCGTTATGGGAATGGGAGTTGCCGGACTGGCAGTTCTGGGGTTAGGTGCTCTTTTCCTGATCATTAAGCAGATTTTCGCTCCCGATTCTACGGTAGATTCCCATGAGATGGAAAGAACAATCGAAATTCTTACCGGATTTTCACTGGGTGCAGAATCCATTGCGCTTTTTGCGAGAGTAGGCGGTGGTATTTATACCAAAGCTGCGGATGTTGGCGCTGACCTCGTAGGAAAGGTGGAAGCGGGAATCCCTGAAGATGATCCAAGAAATCCGGCAACGATTGCAGATAACGTAGGAGACAATGTAGGAGATGTGGCAGGAATGGGAGCCGATTTATTTGGTTCTTATGTGGCAACGGTATTGGCAACAATGGTTTTAGGTAGAGAAACCATATCTGATGATTCTTTCGGAGGTTTTGCACCTATTCTCCTGCCTATGCTTATTGCCGGGACAGGGATTATTTTCTCCATGATAGGTACTTTATTTGTAAGAATTAATGACAATGAAGGCTTATCTACTTCCAGTGTTCAGAATGCCCTTAATTTAGGGAACTGGGGCAGTATCGTGATCACGGCCATATCCTCTTACTTCCTGGTTACTTACATTCTTCCTGAAAAAATGGTGCTCAGAGGACATGAATTTACTAAAATGGGCGTCTTCGGAGCTATAATGGTAGGGCTTGTCGTAGGAACTTTAATGAGTATTATTACCGAATATTATACAGCTATGGGTAAAAGGCCTGTGTCAAGCATTGTAAGACAGTCTTCTACAGGGCACGCCACCAATATTATCGGCGGTCTTTCGGTTGGTATGGAATCTACTTTGCTTCCAATCATTGTATTGGCAGGAGGTATTTACGGATCTTATCTGTGTGCAGGACTTTACGGGGTTGCTATTGCAGCAGCCGGAATGATGGCTACTACTGCCATGCAGCTTGCGATTGATGCTTTCGGACCGATTGCTGATAATGCCGGAGGAATTGCTGAAATGAGTGAACTTCCAAAAGAAGTACGTGAAAAAACAGACATCTTGGATGCCGTAGGAAATACCACAGCAGCCACAGGAAAAGGTTTTGCTATTGCTTCTGCAGCTTTAACGGCACTGGCTTTATTTGCAGCGTTTGTAGGAATTGCAGGCATTGATGGAATTGATATTTACAGAGCCGACGTTCTCGCTGGATTATTTGTAGGGGGAATGATTCCGTTTATATTCTCCTCACTTGCCATTACAGCGGTAGGACAGGCAGCTATGGCGATGGTAGAGGAAGTAAGAAGACAATTCCGCGAAATTCCGGGAATCCTGGAAGGAAAAGCCCAGCCTGAGTATGAAAAATGTGTAGCTATTTCAACGGATGCATCTATCAGAAAAATGATGCTTCCGGGAGCGATTGCTATTATTTCACCTTTACTGATTGGGTTTATCTTCGGACCTGAAGTTTTGGGAGGGTTCCTGGCAGGAGCTACCGTAAGTGGCGTTTTGATGGGAATGTTCCAGAATAATGCCGGCGGTGCCTGGGATAATGCCAAAAAATCATTTGAAAAAGGTGTTGATATCAATGGTCAGACCTATTATAAAGGCTCAGAGCCTCATAAAGCTTCCGTAACAGGGGATACTGTAGGAGATCCGTTTAAAGATACTTCAGGACCGTCTATGAATATTCTCATCAAGCTGATGTCTATTGTTTCATTGGTGATTGCTCCAACTCTTGCTGTATTACATAAGGATAAAATTGAAGCTAACAGAAAAGCTAAGCTGGAAAGCTTGACAAAGGCTTATAATGTAAGTTCATCCACAACTCATGAAGGTATTCAGGCAATTCCTGCTACTCCGGCAGTAATCAACGGACATCTTAATGAAAACGGAGACTTTGTTTATGAAACCGGAACTATTCAGGAAATAAAGCTGAAAGGAGGAAAAATAATTACATTAGGAGAAGGAAGCAGACTATTCCAGTTATACAACGCTGTAAAACAAAAAGATCAGACGGTAATAGATCCTAATAACTGGTATACATTAGAAAACCTTTATTTCGAAACCGGATCAAGTGATTTGAAACCAGGATCGGATGTACAGCTGAACAATCTTGCTGAAATTCTAAATGATTATCCTGACCTGAAAATAAAACTGGGAGGATATACAGATAACACCGGTAATGAAGAAAGTAATCTGAAATTGTCAAACCTTCGTGCGCAGACAGCAAAACTGAAGCTACTGGAATTAGGAATTTCTTCAGACAGGGTAGAAGCGGAAGGCTACGGTTCCCAACACCCGGTTTGCGAAGCTAATGATACCGATGAATGTAAAGCAAAAAACAGAAGAATTGATGTAAGGGTTTTAAGCCTCTAA